In Pelosinus sp. UFO1, one genomic interval encodes:
- a CDS encoding RbsD/FucU family protein, which yields MLKGIPKIISPELMKVLMEMGHSDEIVIADGNFPAGTCATNYLVRCDGHNVPEILDAILSLFPLDPYVEAPVALMEVVPGDNVKPVIWEDYKRIIDRHEKGIKIEKIERFAFYERAKKAYVVVATSEGALYANIILKKGVV from the coding sequence ATGCTAAAAGGAATTCCAAAGATTATTTCACCTGAGCTGATGAAAGTATTAATGGAGATGGGACATAGCGATGAAATTGTTATAGCTGATGGTAATTTTCCGGCCGGTACTTGTGCAACTAACTATTTGGTGAGATGTGACGGACATAATGTGCCAGAGATATTAGATGCGATCTTATCATTATTTCCTTTGGATCCTTATGTGGAAGCTCCTGTAGCACTTATGGAAGTTGTGCCGGGTGACAATGTAAAACCCGTTATATGGGAGGACTACAAACGCATAATTGATAGACATGAAAAAGGAATCAAGATTGAAAAGATTGAACGTTTTGCCTTCTATGAACGTGCGAAAAAAGCATATGTGGTAGTGGCTACTAGTGAAGGGGCATTATATGCTAACATCATTCTAAAAAAGGGTGTTGTATAA
- a CDS encoding aldo/keto reductase — protein MEEKILTHVGSDSIDPSTVPQRTLYTGAKIPAIGMGTFGSDRFTAEQIAAAVRGAAEVGFRLFDCAAVYENEHLIGQVFQDILATGIKREELFITSKVWNDMHDNVIESCEKTLKELQLDYLDLFLVHWPFPNFHAQGCSVDSRSPDATGYIHENYMKTWRQMEELVDRGLVRHIGTSNMTIPKLKLVLRDARIKPAANEMELHPCFQQKEFFKFVIDNNIVPIGFCPIGSPTRPDRDKTADDVVDIQDPVIVRIAQEHKVHPAVICVKWGVQRGQIPIPFSIHRNEYASNLKAAVSDLLTEEEMKEIEGSDKNCRLIKGQVFLWKDGQTWQDLWDITGEITPL, from the coding sequence ATGGAAGAAAAAATATTGACTCATGTTGGTAGCGATAGTATTGATCCAAGTACAGTTCCCCAGAGAACACTATATACTGGTGCGAAAATTCCAGCAATAGGTATGGGGACATTTGGCTCGGACCGTTTCACAGCAGAGCAAATAGCAGCAGCTGTAAGAGGGGCTGCCGAAGTAGGATTTAGACTATTTGATTGTGCAGCTGTTTATGAAAATGAACATTTAATTGGCCAGGTTTTCCAAGATATTTTGGCGACAGGAATTAAGCGGGAAGAGCTATTTATTACCTCTAAAGTTTGGAATGATATGCATGATAACGTAATAGAGTCTTGCGAAAAGACACTCAAAGAGTTACAGCTTGACTATTTAGATTTATTTCTAGTACATTGGCCTTTTCCGAATTTCCATGCGCAAGGTTGCAGTGTGGATTCTCGTAGTCCTGATGCAACTGGATATATTCATGAAAATTATATGAAAACATGGAGACAGATGGAAGAACTAGTCGACAGAGGTTTAGTTAGGCATATTGGTACCTCTAATATGACAATTCCCAAATTAAAGTTAGTTCTGCGTGATGCTAGAATTAAGCCGGCAGCCAATGAAATGGAACTTCATCCATGCTTCCAGCAAAAAGAATTTTTTAAATTTGTAATAGATAATAATATTGTGCCAATCGGTTTTTGTCCCATTGGTTCTCCGACTCGCCCCGATCGTGATAAAACAGCGGATGATGTAGTTGATATTCAGGACCCAGTAATTGTTAGAATCGCTCAAGAACATAAGGTTCATCCAGCAGTTATTTGTGTAAAATGGGGAGTACAACGTGGACAGATACCAATACCCTTTTCCATCCATCGCAATGAGTACGCTAGCAATCTTAAGGCAGCAGTAAGCGATTTGCTCACAGAGGAAGAAATGAAAGAAATTGAGGGTAGTGATAAAAATTGCCGCCTAATTAAAGGGCAGGTATTTTTGTGGAAAGACGGTCAGACATGGCAAGATCTATGGGATATTACGGGCGAAATTACACCACTATAA
- a CDS encoding ABC transporter substrate-binding protein — protein sequence MKKVASIFLTVFMVALLLVGCGKSDTKAADATKGADSGVKKKVAVIVKGTEHVYWQSVKVGAEAAAKAGGVEMTFTGAPGGESDINGQVNLIENAINQKVAGIVLAASDAKALVPVTEKAIAAGIPVVIIDSGLNTDKYKSFLTTDNVAASAAVGESLAKMLDGKGKVAIVNFVPGAQTAIEREKGFRDVMAKYPGITVLPTQFYSSDKQKALSLTQDLMTANPDLAAVYACNEPGTVGVGRALKEKNNKTIIEVGFDASDDVIPLIKEGYCKAAVVQMPYNMGFKGVQAIVDILAGKSVEKKVDTGFTLVTPENMTSPESEKALYPTGKK from the coding sequence TTGAAAAAAGTAGCTAGTATTTTCTTAACAGTCTTTATGGTAGCCCTGTTATTAGTGGGGTGTGGAAAGTCAGATACTAAAGCAGCAGATGCTACGAAAGGTGCAGATTCTGGTGTGAAGAAGAAAGTTGCAGTGATTGTAAAGGGAACAGAACATGTATACTGGCAGTCTGTTAAAGTTGGTGCTGAAGCTGCAGCAAAAGCTGGTGGAGTCGAAATGACATTCACAGGTGCACCCGGTGGGGAATCTGATATCAATGGTCAGGTTAATTTGATTGAGAATGCGATTAATCAGAAAGTTGCTGGTATCGTACTTGCTGCGTCAGATGCAAAAGCATTGGTACCTGTTACTGAAAAAGCGATTGCGGCAGGTATACCTGTAGTTATTATTGACTCAGGTCTTAATACAGATAAATATAAAAGCTTTCTTACAACTGATAATGTAGCTGCTTCTGCAGCAGTTGGCGAATCTTTGGCTAAAATGCTGGATGGCAAAGGGAAAGTAGCTATTGTAAACTTTGTACCAGGTGCTCAGACTGCTATTGAGCGTGAAAAAGGCTTTAGAGATGTTATGGCCAAATATCCTGGCATAACAGTATTGCCAACTCAATTCTATAGTTCCGACAAACAAAAGGCACTCTCTTTAACCCAGGACTTAATGACTGCAAATCCTGATTTAGCTGCAGTTTATGCTTGTAATGAACCAGGTACAGTTGGTGTTGGTAGAGCATTAAAAGAAAAAAATAACAAAACAATTATTGAAGTTGGTTTTGATGCTTCTGATGATGTTATTCCACTTATAAAGGAAGGCTATTGTAAAGCAGCTGTAGTTCAGATGCCATACAATATGGGCTTTAAAGGTGTTCAAGCAATTGTTGATATATTAGCTGGTAAATCTGTTGAAAAGAAAGTAGATACTGGGTTTACCCTTGTTACTCCTGAAAATATGACTAGCCCAGAAAGTGAAAAAGCATTATATCCAACTGGTAAAAAATAA
- a CDS encoding FGGY-family carbohydrate kinase, which produces MNTTSLDKLLLGIDLGTSACKVCIFNLDGRVIGQASKPYPVYYPAPDFVEQNPVEWWQAICEAIKEVLHKGAIQPGSIAGIGIDGQSWSCLPVDREGKPLRNAMIWMDRRAVMQSQKTVDKLGFKRIFAVSGNSFDPTYITPKILWLKENQPRVYDNTYKFLQSNAYIAFKLTGTMTQDLSQGYGFHVFNVKTGTYDSDLCEDMGIELSKLPDIFNCHDVIGHVTKQAAEATGLVMGIPVVAGGLDAACGTLGAGVIEFGQTQEQGGQAGGMSICLNQALAHPKLILSSHVIPNAWLLQGGTVGGGSLKWFKQELGAFEALQEKTTGENAFDLLVNQAAGIKDGSEGVIFLPYMAGERSPIWDKNAKGVFFGLGYDKTRGHMVRSILEGCAYALHHNLNAAEEVGVQVNELIAMGGAANSNLWTQIKANVTGKVIKVPSSDTATTLGAAMLAGVGTGLYRDFKEAVHRTVSITRVHEPDMKAHRVYQKYYEVYREIYEKLKDTFAKGEV; this is translated from the coding sequence GTGAACACTACAAGTTTAGATAAGTTATTACTCGGTATAGACCTTGGGACGTCAGCATGTAAGGTATGTATATTTAATCTTGATGGCAGAGTAATTGGGCAAGCAAGTAAACCTTATCCAGTGTATTATCCAGCACCAGATTTTGTAGAACAAAATCCTGTGGAATGGTGGCAAGCTATTTGTGAGGCCATTAAAGAAGTATTGCATAAAGGCGCTATTCAACCTGGTTCTATTGCTGGTATAGGTATTGATGGACAAAGTTGGTCCTGTTTACCAGTAGACCGTGAAGGAAAACCACTGCGAAATGCTATGATTTGGATGGATAGGCGGGCAGTGATGCAATCACAAAAAACTGTTGATAAACTTGGTTTTAAGCGGATCTTTGCTGTTAGTGGCAACTCCTTTGATCCTACCTATATTACACCAAAAATTTTATGGCTGAAAGAAAATCAGCCACGTGTTTATGACAATACCTATAAATTTCTGCAAAGTAATGCCTATATAGCTTTTAAATTAACAGGTACAATGACGCAAGATTTATCACAAGGTTATGGTTTTCATGTTTTTAATGTGAAGACCGGTACTTATGACTCAGATTTATGTGAGGATATGGGAATAGAACTCTCAAAGCTTCCAGACATATTCAATTGTCATGATGTCATTGGTCACGTTACGAAGCAGGCAGCAGAGGCAACAGGTTTAGTAATGGGTATTCCGGTTGTGGCTGGTGGACTGGATGCTGCATGTGGGACTTTGGGCGCTGGAGTTATTGAATTTGGACAGACGCAAGAACAAGGTGGTCAGGCTGGTGGCATGAGTATCTGCTTAAACCAAGCGTTAGCTCATCCAAAACTTATATTAAGTAGTCATGTAATTCCAAATGCTTGGCTCTTGCAAGGGGGAACGGTGGGCGGTGGTAGTCTGAAATGGTTTAAGCAGGAGCTCGGAGCTTTTGAAGCCCTGCAAGAGAAAACCACGGGAGAAAATGCTTTTGATCTACTGGTTAACCAAGCAGCAGGTATTAAGGATGGCTCAGAAGGGGTAATTTTCTTACCATATATGGCAGGAGAAAGATCACCAATTTGGGACAAAAATGCGAAAGGTGTATTCTTTGGTCTTGGCTATGACAAGACTAGGGGGCATATGGTGCGCTCTATATTAGAAGGCTGCGCTTATGCACTTCATCATAATTTGAATGCAGCTGAAGAAGTAGGCGTACAGGTTAATGAATTAATTGCTATGGGTGGAGCAGCGAATAGCAATTTATGGACACAAATTAAAGCAAATGTAACCGGAAAGGTGATAAAAGTACCATCATCGGATACTGCAACTACATTAGGAGCAGCTATGTTGGCGGGAGTAGGAACGGGACTATATAGAGATTTTAAAGAAGCAGTACACCGCACTGTTAGTATTACTAGGGTTCATGAACCAGATATGAAGGCACATAGGGTGTATCAGAAATATTACGAAGTATATCGTGAAATATATGAAAAATTAAAAGATACTTTTGCAAAAGGTGAGGTTTAG
- a CDS encoding LacI family DNA-binding transcriptional regulator produces MSTIKDVAKLSGTSVGTVSRYLNGYKIKSVNSEKIEDAIRHLNFSINSIARGLKTSKTFTVGILIPKLADIFSTHIIEGMERAFDEFGYSILVCDSRNCLEKEKEKLKLFKEKLVDGIILMPVEDSGEHIQQMLEEGMPIVLMDRLVTNLACDGVVSDNVNGAYQAVEAIINRGHRKIGMIAGPKNIYTAKERLEGYLRALKDYNIEVDDNFIFYSDYTKEGGYQATAKLYQLKELPTVIFTSNYEMTIGAIKFLNEHNVAIGEDISFFGYDQMELSQIIVPPISFVVQSMEMIGRKAAETLISRMKGDQTGFPHVNRLKTEIIVTDSVKKLY; encoded by the coding sequence ATGTCAACAATAAAAGATGTTGCTAAATTATCTGGAACCTCTGTTGGTACTGTGTCCAGATATTTAAACGGCTATAAAATAAAGTCTGTTAACAGTGAAAAAATAGAAGATGCTATTCGGCATCTTAACTTTAGTATTAATTCTATTGCCAGAGGACTCAAGACCAGCAAGACTTTTACCGTCGGAATATTGATACCAAAGCTTGCCGATATATTTAGTACTCACATTATTGAGGGTATGGAGCGAGCATTTGACGAATTTGGTTATAGCATTTTGGTCTGTGATTCTCGAAATTGTTTAGAAAAAGAAAAAGAGAAATTGAAATTATTTAAGGAAAAACTCGTCGATGGTATCATCTTGATGCCGGTAGAAGATTCTGGAGAACATATACAGCAAATGCTAGAAGAAGGTATGCCAATCGTATTAATGGATCGCCTTGTCACCAATTTAGCTTGCGATGGTGTTGTATCTGATAACGTGAACGGTGCTTATCAAGCAGTAGAAGCCATTATTAATCGGGGTCACCGCAAAATAGGTATGATAGCTGGGCCTAAAAATATCTATACTGCCAAAGAACGGCTTGAAGGATATTTGCGTGCTCTAAAAGATTACAATATTGAAGTAGATGATAATTTTATCTTTTATAGCGACTATACCAAAGAGGGCGGATATCAGGCTACCGCAAAACTTTATCAATTGAAAGAGTTACCTACGGTAATCTTTACTTCCAACTATGAAATGACCATCGGTGCCATTAAATTTTTAAATGAGCACAACGTCGCTATTGGTGAAGATATTTCTTTTTTTGGCTATGATCAAATGGAATTATCGCAAATCATTGTGCCGCCGATTTCTTTTGTTGTTCAGTCAATGGAGATGATTGGCAGGAAAGCTGCTGAAACATTAATTAGCAGAATGAAAGGTGACCAAACAGGATTTCCCCATGTAAATCGATTAAAAACAGAAATAATAGTAACTGATTCTGTAAAAAAGCTGTATTAG
- a CDS encoding galactitol-1-phosphate 5-dehydrogenase codes for MKAAVLHGKEDLRYEEVPMPQLSDGEVLIKVRATGICGSDISRVLGNAAHSYPIVLGHEFSGDVVEVGKEVTGVKVGDRVSGAPLVPCMKCDDCEQGNYSQCRKYTFIGSRIQGSFAEYVKLPEKHAIKFDPSISYEQGAFFEPSTVALHGINCARYHGGEDVAILGGGTIGLFTAQWARIYGAKRVFVFDIDDARLALAKKLGADITMNTLDKEFKETINKLTRNKGFGFVFETAGVDVTMKLAFEIAANKASVCFIGTPSKELIFTPALFENMNRKEFTLTGSWMSYSAPFPGQEWQLTAHYFGTGALKFDESLIYKKLPLSESKNGFAMYKTPGLVKGKVMFVNE; via the coding sequence ATGAAAGCTGCAGTTTTACATGGAAAAGAAGATTTGCGGTATGAAGAAGTTCCCATGCCCCAGTTAAGTGATGGGGAAGTTTTAATTAAGGTAAGGGCTACTGGTATTTGTGGTTCCGACATCTCAAGAGTCTTGGGTAATGCGGCTCATAGCTATCCAATTGTATTAGGACATGAGTTTTCAGGTGATGTGGTGGAAGTTGGTAAAGAAGTAACAGGGGTAAAAGTAGGGGATCGCGTTTCTGGAGCCCCCTTAGTGCCATGTATGAAATGTGATGATTGTGAGCAAGGCAATTATTCCCAGTGTAGAAAATATACATTTATTGGCTCAAGAATACAGGGCAGTTTTGCCGAGTATGTCAAACTGCCAGAAAAGCATGCGATAAAATTTGATCCGTCGATCAGTTACGAACAGGGGGCTTTTTTCGAACCGTCAACAGTAGCGTTACATGGTATTAATTGTGCGAGATATCATGGTGGAGAAGATGTAGCTATTCTTGGTGGAGGCACTATTGGTTTGTTTACAGCGCAATGGGCTAGAATCTATGGAGCCAAGAGAGTATTCGTTTTTGACATTGATGATGCTAGATTAGCTTTAGCTAAAAAATTAGGTGCGGATATAACGATGAATACCTTAGATAAGGAATTTAAAGAAACCATCAATAAACTTACCCGTAATAAAGGTTTTGGTTTTGTATTTGAAACAGCAGGTGTCGATGTAACAATGAAGCTAGCTTTTGAGATAGCAGCTAACAAAGCTAGTGTTTGCTTTATTGGAACCCCAAGTAAGGAGTTGATCTTTACGCCAGCTCTATTTGAAAATATGAATCGTAAAGAGTTTACACTAACTGGTTCTTGGATGTCTTATAGTGCTCCATTTCCTGGCCAGGAGTGGCAGTTGACGGCTCATTATTTTGGCACAGGGGCATTGAAATTTGATGAAAGTCTAATTTATAAAAAACTGCCACTTAGTGAGAGTAAGAATGGCTTTGCTATGTATAAGACACCTGGACTCGTAAAAGGAAAAGTTATGTTTGTTAATGAGTAA
- a CDS encoding ABC transporter permease, which translates to MSVDIVKVQSGKQTVFNKKLYNELGSFAGLLLLSFVFSIATDTFLTVNNLLTVALQTAAVAMLAMAETYVIITAGIDLSIGSILAVAGIVCGKTLLAGFGIPLSVLAGVLVGGVCGLANGLAITRLGIAPFIATLGMMSIARGIAYVITDSLPVSGLPEDFYFIGGGTILGIIPVPVVITIIMALLFGFILNKTAFGRYIYALGSNEDAARLSGVNIAKTLNGVYIVSGLLSGLVGVMLTARLVSAQAQAGIGYELDAIAAAIIGGTSPLGGSGTILGTMIGAGIMGILRNGLNLLSVNAFWQQIAIGLVIIVAVYIDKIRRK; encoded by the coding sequence GTGAGTGTAGATATAGTTAAAGTTCAGTCAGGAAAACAAACAGTATTTAATAAAAAATTATACAATGAGTTAGGCTCTTTTGCAGGATTATTATTATTAAGTTTTGTGTTTTCCATAGCAACAGATACATTTCTTACGGTAAATAATCTATTAACCGTGGCATTACAGACTGCAGCAGTCGCTATGCTGGCAATGGCAGAGACCTATGTAATAATAACCGCAGGTATTGACCTTTCAATTGGTTCGATACTAGCTGTAGCTGGTATCGTTTGTGGTAAAACCTTATTAGCTGGTTTTGGAATACCGCTAAGCGTGCTTGCAGGAGTATTAGTTGGTGGTGTCTGCGGCCTGGCTAATGGATTAGCTATTACTAGATTAGGGATAGCACCTTTTATTGCGACGTTAGGCATGATGAGCATCGCCAGAGGGATTGCTTATGTAATAACAGACTCGTTACCTGTATCTGGACTGCCAGAAGATTTCTATTTTATAGGTGGTGGAACTATCCTAGGTATTATTCCAGTACCTGTAGTAATAACCATTATCATGGCATTATTATTTGGATTTATACTTAACAAAACGGCGTTCGGAAGATATATCTATGCATTAGGTAGTAATGAAGATGCAGCCAGATTATCGGGTGTTAATATTGCTAAAACACTGAATGGTGTATATATCGTATCAGGTTTATTATCTGGTTTGGTCGGTGTCATGTTAACAGCAAGGCTCGTATCAGCACAGGCGCAAGCAGGTATTGGGTACGAACTTGATGCAATTGCTGCCGCAATTATCGGCGGTACAAGTCCTTTAGGGGGATCAGGGACAATTTTAGGTACGATGATCGGTGCAGGTATTATGGGAATTTTGCGCAATGGACTTAATTTATTGAGCGTTAACGCTTTCTGGCAACAAATCGCGATTGGTTTGGTAATTATTGTTGCCGTGTATATTGATAAAATAAGAAGAAAATAA
- a CDS encoding sugar ABC transporter ATP-binding protein, with translation MAELIKMENIYKTFPGVKALTDVSFDLRKGELHAMLGENGAGKSTLMKILTGVYTCDSGKIIFKGEEVSIRKPKDAQSLGINIIHQEFSLFPDLSVSNNIFIGREPRNEVFNFVIMEKKLKQKTREILESLHLNIDPDTLVKDLSVAQQQMVEIARVLSMNSEVVVMDEPTAALTEKEVEELFRVIKELKSRGIGIVYISHRLEELKHIADRVTVMRDGRYIKTVDYDESLLEDLIASMVGRSLEDKFPPHHNVSKGKVILEVEHMASKTIHDIKDFKLYEGEILGIYGLVGAGRTEFARALFGADETATMTVKIHGENVKIKSPRDAIKNGIGYLTEDRKRDGLALGLSVEDNMVLANIPELCRMGVVNVKECREIAERYTADLKIKTPNLEQKAKFLSGGNQQKVILAKWLCRKSHVLIFDEPTRGIDVGSKFEVYELMNKLVALGVGVIMISSELPEVLGMSDRILVMRGGRITGEAIREVATQEKLLAHAVQ, from the coding sequence TTGGCTGAATTAATAAAGATGGAGAATATTTATAAGACTTTTCCTGGAGTTAAGGCATTAACCGATGTAAGTTTTGATCTTAGAAAAGGTGAACTTCATGCGATGTTAGGTGAAAATGGTGCGGGGAAATCCACCCTAATGAAAATTCTAACTGGCGTATATACTTGTGATTCGGGAAAAATCATCTTTAAAGGTGAAGAAGTTAGTATAAGGAAACCAAAAGACGCACAAAGTTTGGGGATTAATATTATTCATCAGGAATTTAGTTTATTTCCTGATCTTAGTGTATCCAATAATATTTTTATCGGTCGTGAGCCTAGAAATGAAGTCTTTAACTTTGTAATAATGGAAAAAAAACTAAAACAAAAAACCAGAGAGATCTTGGAATCTCTTCACCTCAACATTGACCCTGATACTTTGGTTAAAGACCTTAGCGTAGCACAGCAGCAGATGGTAGAAATAGCACGTGTATTGTCCATGAATTCAGAAGTTGTGGTTATGGATGAACCAACAGCTGCTCTTACTGAAAAAGAAGTAGAAGAATTGTTTCGAGTTATAAAAGAACTTAAAAGCCGTGGAATTGGTATTGTATATATTTCCCACCGTTTAGAAGAATTAAAACATATAGCAGACAGAGTAACGGTAATGCGTGACGGTCGGTATATTAAGACTGTTGATTATGATGAATCATTACTCGAAGATTTGATAGCGTCAATGGTTGGTAGAAGCCTAGAAGATAAATTCCCGCCTCATCATAACGTCAGTAAAGGAAAAGTTATACTTGAAGTTGAGCATATGGCTAGTAAAACTATCCACGATATTAAAGATTTCAAACTATATGAGGGAGAAATCTTGGGAATATATGGGTTGGTGGGAGCTGGTCGTACGGAGTTTGCAAGAGCATTATTTGGTGCCGATGAAACTGCTACTATGACTGTTAAAATTCATGGAGAAAATGTAAAAATTAAAAGTCCTAGAGATGCCATAAAAAATGGCATTGGATATTTAACAGAAGATCGAAAAAGAGATGGCTTAGCATTAGGGTTATCGGTTGAGGATAATATGGTCTTAGCAAATATCCCTGAACTATGTAGGATGGGCGTAGTGAATGTTAAAGAATGCCGTGAAATAGCCGAACGTTACACGGCAGATCTTAAAATTAAAACTCCTAATCTTGAGCAAAAAGCCAAATTTTTAAGCGGTGGTAACCAGCAAAAAGTTATCTTGGCAAAATGGTTATGCCGTAAATCTCATGTATTAATTTTTGATGAACCTACAAGAGGAATTGATGTAGGTTCTAAATTTGAGGTTTATGAGCTTATGAATAAGCTTGTGGCATTAGGAGTAGGGGTCATAATGATTTCTAGTGAGTTACCTGAAGTATTGGGGATGAGTGATCGAATACTAGTCATGCGTGGTGGACGTATTACTGGTGAGGCAATAAGAGAAGTAGCTACCCAGGAAAAATTGTTGGCTCATGCTGTCCAGTAA
- the gatY gene encoding tagatose-bisphosphate aldolase subunit GatY, giving the protein MGLVTSTKYLLHARDNKYAICAFNIHNLETLKAVTSTSFESNSPVILQATPGTVRFAGADYLVAMAKTAADKYNIPIVMHLDHGEDYNMVLECLRAGFTSIMIDGSKHPYTENISIVKKVVELSHALGVPVEAELGTIGGVEDDLSIMGDGVYTNPEVAFDFIEKTGVDSLAVAIGTCHGLYKKKPQLDYVRLAEIRKLVSIPLVLHGASDLLDESVKKCIELGISKVNIATELKIAFSAAVQTVYYEKPAENDPRKLFTPAIDAMKAVVKNKINLVGSADKVTRISH; this is encoded by the coding sequence ATGGGATTAGTAACATCAACAAAGTATCTCCTACATGCTAGAGATAACAAGTATGCTATTTGTGCATTTAACATTCATAATTTAGAAACATTAAAAGCCGTAACTAGTACATCATTTGAAAGTAACTCTCCTGTTATTTTGCAAGCAACGCCAGGCACAGTACGGTTTGCTGGTGCAGATTACCTAGTGGCTATGGCTAAAACGGCTGCCGACAAATACAATATCCCGATTGTTATGCATTTAGATCATGGTGAAGATTACAATATGGTTCTGGAGTGTCTTAGAGCTGGCTTTACCTCCATCATGATTGATGGTTCCAAGCATCCTTATACCGAGAATATTTCTATTGTAAAAAAAGTGGTAGAACTTTCCCACGCCCTAGGGGTTCCCGTTGAAGCTGAGCTGGGGACAATTGGCGGTGTAGAAGATGATTTGAGTATCATGGGGGATGGTGTGTATACCAATCCAGAAGTAGCCTTTGATTTTATCGAAAAGACAGGAGTGGATTCTTTGGCAGTTGCAATTGGCACTTGCCACGGTTTGTATAAAAAGAAGCCACAATTGGATTATGTAAGGTTGGCAGAAATTCGCAAGTTAGTATCCATTCCTCTAGTGTTGCATGGTGCTTCTGATTTACTTGATGAGAGTGTGAAAAAATGTATCGAATTAGGTATTAGTAAGGTCAATATCGCGACAGAACTTAAAATTGCATTTTCTGCTGCTGTCCAAACCGTATATTATGAAAAACCTGCCGAAAATGATCCCCGCAAACTTTTTACTCCAGCGATTGATGCGATGAAAGCAGTTGTTAAAAACAAAATTAATCTAGTTGGCTCAGCGGATAAAGTAACTAGGATTTCTCATTGA
- a CDS encoding class II aldolase/adducin family protein, protein MDTREKLLRDQICDMGRRMYLKDMVAANDGNISAKLGEGSFICTPTGVSKGFMTPEMLCKINGNGELIEDNLQGLRPSSEIKMHFKIYEKRGDISAVVHAHPLHATAHAICHKQLDKQIMPEATIALGIVPIAEYGAPSTTELPDSLLPYLEEYDAVLLANHGAVTYGENVVSAYYKMESLEFYAKLLYLSSNIGTPKELSAEQVTQLLELREKVYKVVGRHPGKKCLKK, encoded by the coding sequence TTGGATACAAGAGAAAAACTTTTACGTGATCAAATATGCGACATGGGAAGAAGGATGTATCTAAAAGATATGGTAGCTGCGAATGATGGGAATATATCAGCTAAGTTAGGGGAAGGTTCGTTTATTTGCACGCCAACTGGTGTATCGAAAGGCTTTATGACGCCAGAAATGCTCTGCAAAATTAATGGAAATGGGGAACTTATTGAAGACAACCTTCAAGGTTTGCGACCATCTTCTGAGATTAAGATGCATTTTAAAATATATGAGAAGCGAGGGGATATTAGCGCTGTAGTTCATGCCCATCCTTTACATGCGACAGCTCACGCTATATGTCATAAACAATTGGATAAGCAAATTATGCCAGAGGCAACGATTGCACTTGGAATTGTTCCAATTGCAGAATATGGGGCACCATCCACAACCGAATTACCTGATTCTTTATTACCTTATTTAGAAGAGTATGATGCAGTATTACTTGCTAATCATGGTGCAGTCACTTATGGGGAAAATGTTGTAAGTGCTTATTATAAAATGGAGTCTTTAGAGTTTTATGCAAAACTTTTGTATTTATCTAGTAATATAGGAACTCCTAAGGAATTATCGGCAGAACAGGTAACACAGTTGCTAGAGTTGAGGGAAAAGGTATACAAAGTAGTAGGAAGACATCCAGGTAAAAAATGTTTAAAGAAATAA